Proteins from one Chitinophaga oryzae genomic window:
- a CDS encoding response regulator, which yields MITKVLIAEDHESANISVQKTLEDLEITNIAYAYYCDDALNRIIQAAKADSSFDLLITDLYFEPDGHKQELSGGMDLIAAARKAQPDLKILVFSAENRPAAIDQLCNNDDIDGFVRKARNDARELKEAIQEIARHRRYFPRHVKQLIEKKNTYSFSEVDITIITLLAQGVLQKDIPAHLQRSGITPSGLSSIEKKLSQMKSVLGFSKNEQLVAYCKDIGVI from the coding sequence ATGATTACAAAGGTCCTTATTGCTGAAGATCACGAAAGCGCCAATATCTCCGTGCAGAAAACGCTGGAAGATCTGGAGATTACCAATATAGCATACGCCTACTATTGCGATGATGCCTTGAACAGGATTATCCAGGCGGCTAAAGCTGACAGTTCTTTTGATCTTCTTATTACTGATTTGTATTTCGAACCGGACGGCCATAAGCAAGAGCTGTCCGGCGGCATGGACCTGATTGCCGCGGCAAGGAAAGCCCAGCCTGACCTGAAGATCCTTGTCTTCTCTGCAGAAAACAGGCCTGCGGCTATCGATCAGCTTTGCAACAATGATGATATCGACGGTTTTGTACGAAAGGCCCGAAACGACGCACGGGAGCTTAAAGAGGCCATACAGGAAATAGCGCGGCACCGGCGCTATTTTCCACGCCATGTAAAACAGCTGATCGAAAAAAAGAACACTTACTCATTTTCTGAGGTGGACATCACCATCATAACCCTACTGGCACAGGGAGTACTGCAGAAAGACATTCCCGCCCATCTTCAGCGGAGTGGAATAACGCCGTCCGGCTTAAGCAGTATAGAAAAAAAACTCAGCCAGATGAAATCCGTACTTGGCTTTAGTAAAAATGAGCAGCTGGTTGCTTATTGCAAAGACATAGGTGTTATATAA
- a CDS encoding HNH endonuclease, producing the protein MITPNDPPYRYLQFKSDQLYRRYIQKDGDAKRSLAKPQEHNFLNEQSHGSYGALLFHPDWKARRKEVLQRDGYRCVHCRSDRDLQVHHRQYHFIAEKQRFRLPWDYPGHLLITLCESCHSKGHYKFKVPTIIIK; encoded by the coding sequence ATGATAACTCCAAATGATCCGCCGTACAGGTACCTGCAGTTTAAAAGTGACCAATTATACCGCAGGTATATCCAAAAGGATGGCGATGCAAAACGCTCGCTGGCTAAACCTCAGGAGCATAATTTTTTAAACGAGCAGTCGCATGGCAGTTACGGTGCGCTTTTGTTCCACCCCGACTGGAAAGCCAGACGAAAAGAAGTTCTCCAGCGTGATGGGTATCGATGTGTACACTGCCGTAGCGACAGGGATTTGCAGGTGCATCACCGCCAATACCATTTTATCGCAGAAAAGCAAAGGTTCCGCCTTCCCTGGGATTATCCCGGCCATTTGCTCATTACGCTTTGCGAATCCTGTCATAGCAAAGGGCATTATAAATTTAAAGTTCCAACAATCATCATCAAATAA
- a CDS encoding DUF4407 domain-containing protein, whose amino-acid sequence MKHLWVRFGCFLTGYNYNILRNCSEAAFKSVKKYTAAMLIVCILWFFIGFTFAHRYLSLSLPGCIIAGVLSTVIIVQVEKQIVLSIQPSRMLLFFRGCLAFMMAILGAVIIDQLLFEKDIEIEKISYVSAKVDRILPSKTEELRKQIAALDTTISKKEAEKEKYVEDISKRTTTTATTTQTATRRVPVQTVGASGRDTTIWKTVTDVTVASALVPNPKIALLPSLDSAIGAMRQQKSQKEDELLHIRPALEKEMKASTGFLDELKIMVQLLSTSYVALIFWLLWIFFFFFIEMLVLVSKKGDKSNDYEKVVLHHMNLQIRRLDALGKGFE is encoded by the coding sequence ATGAAACATCTATGGGTTCGTTTCGGCTGCTTCCTGACCGGGTATAACTATAATATCCTGCGAAACTGCAGCGAAGCTGCTTTTAAGTCTGTCAAGAAGTATACCGCAGCCATGCTGATTGTTTGCATCCTGTGGTTTTTTATCGGCTTTACTTTTGCGCATCGTTATCTCTCGCTTAGCCTGCCGGGCTGTATCATAGCGGGGGTGCTCTCAACAGTAATTATAGTGCAGGTGGAGAAACAGATTGTCCTGTCCATTCAGCCAAGCCGGATGTTACTGTTTTTCAGGGGGTGCCTGGCTTTTATGATGGCTATCCTTGGAGCTGTGATCATCGATCAGTTGTTGTTCGAGAAAGATATTGAAATCGAAAAGATATCCTACGTTTCGGCGAAGGTAGACAGAATATTGCCTTCAAAAACAGAAGAGCTAAGAAAGCAGATTGCCGCGCTGGACACGACAATCAGTAAGAAGGAGGCGGAGAAGGAAAAGTATGTGGAGGACATTAGTAAACGTACTACCACCACGGCTACCACCACGCAAACAGCCACCAGGCGGGTACCTGTACAAACTGTAGGCGCTTCGGGCAGGGATACGACCATCTGGAAGACGGTCACAGATGTTACGGTGGCATCCGCGCTGGTGCCTAACCCCAAAATCGCCTTGCTGCCGTCGCTGGATTCTGCTATTGGCGCTATGCGGCAACAAAAATCCCAAAAGGAAGATGAATTGCTCCATATCAGACCGGCACTTGAAAAAGAGATGAAAGCGAGTACAGGATTTTTGGACGAGTTGAAGATTATGGTCCAGCTGTTATCCACATCGTACGTTGCATTGATTTTCTGGCTCCTGTGGATTTTCTTTTTCTTTTTTATCGAGATGCTGGTCTTGGTTAGCAAGAAGGGAGATAAGTCTAATGACTATGAGAAAGTAGTGTTACATCATATGAATTTGCAGATACGAAGGTTGGATGCGTTGGGGAAGGGGTTTGAGTGA
- a CDS encoding serine/threonine-protein kinase, producing the protein MMKGTNIDKFRIVDHLGRGFFGEVILCYDPYLQKEIAVKVIKVPSPEEFVNAVKEGRTLDLVRHKHIVDVKDVRVTEFREERVVIIVMEYLSKGAIQKHIEKRFISVKEACRIIQQSLLGLEHAHNNNILHRDVKPGNILFGDNGEAKLSDFGLAINYHSDLGGTFGYIPHQPLEVIEGNAMNRQSDIYATGITLYRLLNNTNNLQFNFTSKDEWIKAVRKDQFPPRRYLDHIPEKVLKVLNRAIHKSTTTRFQSCRDFRQALEKLNFNIDWVCVDDDNWMGRNNGDTFTLHRYRKRTGWVIDFKKNGTRRSGCCLSSLPDNKADEEFFKIIKSTNLI; encoded by the coding sequence ATGATGAAAGGAACAAATATTGATAAATTTAGAATAGTAGACCATTTAGGACGTGGTTTTTTTGGTGAGGTCATCTTGTGCTATGACCCATATTTGCAAAAGGAGATAGCTGTTAAAGTTATCAAGGTGCCCAGTCCAGAGGAGTTTGTAAATGCAGTTAAAGAGGGACGTACGCTTGATTTAGTCAGACACAAGCACATTGTTGATGTAAAAGATGTACGAGTCACTGAATTTAGGGAAGAACGTGTTGTAATTATAGTAATGGAGTATCTTTCAAAGGGGGCTATACAAAAGCATATTGAGAAAAGGTTTATATCGGTTAAGGAGGCGTGTAGGATCATTCAGCAAAGTCTATTAGGGTTGGAACATGCCCATAACAACAACATTTTGCATAGAGATGTAAAACCTGGCAATATTCTATTTGGAGACAATGGGGAGGCTAAATTGTCTGACTTTGGGTTGGCTATTAACTATCATTCTGATCTGGGTGGTACTTTTGGCTATATCCCACATCAACCATTGGAAGTTATCGAAGGAAATGCGATGAATAGGCAAAGCGATATCTATGCGACTGGTATAACATTATATCGGCTCCTGAATAATACAAATAATTTGCAGTTCAATTTTACCTCAAAAGACGAATGGATAAAAGCGGTTCGTAAAGATCAGTTTCCACCGAGGCGGTATTTGGACCACATTCCGGAGAAAGTTTTGAAAGTACTCAACAGGGCTATACATAAATCAACAACTACCCGATTTCAATCCTGTAGAGATTTTCGGCAAGCACTCGAGAAACTGAATTTTAATATTGATTGGGTGTGTGTAGATGATGACAATTGGATGGGACGCAACAATGGTGACACTTTTACATTGCATAGATACAGGAAAAGGACAGGTTGGGTAATTGACTTTAAGAAGAATGGAACACGCAGAAGTGGATGCTGCTTATCCTCCCTCCCAGATAATAAAGCCGATGAAGAATTCTTTAAGATCATCAAAAGCACTAACCTGATCTGA
- the nfi gene encoding deoxyribonuclease V (cleaves DNA at apurinic or apyrimidinic sites), with translation MITPTEAITLQEQLRTQVIATDALPHPIRTIAGTDVEYDKSTNLIAGSVVVLDYSTLSVLAVASHCMEVSFPYIPGLFSFREMPPLLEAYRQLTITPDLIICDGQGLAHHRRFGLACHLGVTLDIPVIGCGKTRLCGQYQDLGETRGSVAPLIAEEDQAVIGNALRTRDGINPVFVSIGHKISLPTATGIVLKMATQYRLPETTRLADHYARLALLEYKTGLNEPPVSI, from the coding sequence ATGATTACACCCACCGAGGCCATTACCCTGCAGGAGCAGCTGAGGACGCAGGTCATCGCCACCGATGCGCTCCCGCATCCTATACGTACCATTGCCGGCACCGATGTGGAGTACGACAAATCCACCAATCTTATTGCCGGCAGCGTAGTAGTACTGGACTACAGCACCCTGTCCGTATTGGCCGTTGCCTCTCATTGCATGGAGGTAAGCTTTCCTTATATCCCCGGACTTTTTTCTTTCCGGGAGATGCCACCCTTGCTGGAAGCCTACCGTCAGTTGACAATCACCCCTGACCTTATCATCTGCGACGGGCAGGGACTAGCCCACCATCGCCGTTTCGGGCTGGCCTGCCACCTGGGCGTAACACTGGACATACCGGTGATCGGTTGCGGTAAAACCCGCCTTTGCGGCCAATACCAGGACCTGGGTGAAACCCGGGGCAGCGTAGCGCCGCTGATAGCCGAAGAAGACCAGGCTGTTATCGGCAACGCCCTGCGTACCCGCGACGGTATTAATCCGGTGTTTGTCTCTATAGGTCATAAAATCAGTCTGCCTACCGCTACCGGCATCGTTCTGAAGATGGCCACCCAATACCGCCTTCCGGAGACCACGCGGCTGGCCGATCACTATGCGCGGCTGGCGTTACTGGAGTACAAGACCGGATTAAACGAGCCACCAGTAAGCATTTGA